ACACTCCAGTTCAAAGTAAAGCTGCCGCTACAACATTAACAATGCCTACTCTGCGAAAGCGAAGTCGCAGAGAAATTGTTGAGAATCCTCCTCAATCTGAAATTGAAATCCCGATGAAagatcacaaaaacaaaaagtctGAATACGAGCTCTCAAGAGAAGAAAGAATCCGAGAAAATCGTGAAAGAATGGGAAAATTGGGTCTTTTCGACATTTCGCTCTCCCTCAAACCTAATCCACCTTCACGTCCAACCGCATCCAAGAAGCCCAAATCCCCTGTTTCTCTCAAACCATCTCGTCGATCTACAAGGTTCTTCCATTTTCACCCTCAAAATTCAATCTTTGATTATATCTACCATAATCCcaactattcttttttttttttctttggttttcAGATTGCAGAATGTTGCTCCGATTCGTTACACTGAAGAAGCAATTAACAAGAGAATTTACTGGAAAAAGAAGGTGAAGAAAACTCCTTCCAAATTAATGCCAGACAGCTACACGTGGTTGAAATACGATCGTAAACAGATCAAGGGCTCAATAAGGTATCTATGTATTTTACAAACTTCATCTAACTAACCAATTAGTCCTTAACTTTCTGGGATGCaagtccctaaaaaaatactttacttggtgtgtgtttggtatggcCTTGAAACTTAATCACGTCTGGGTAGAAGCAATGTTTTCCAGCTTCAGCCAAATCACGGTCAAAGTGCAATGGAAATTGGTTTTGGGCTtccaaattttggaatcaaattcatataaaattgttaaaataaaaatatagatatttaaCTGTAAGCAAATAGTCAAATAAAAGGATTAACTTGAGAATTTAAtagaatagaaaataatttttgaaatactTGTAATTTCATGGATTTATTTGAAAGTGTTCTATAAAGGAGAGATTAATCTGGTGGTTTATTCAATCTTGACCGTTAGTTatgttttaactttttgtttAGAACTTGTTTCCAAAAGTtgatttcttctttgttttactCAGAGATTATTCCGAGTGTAGCACGGTGAATTGCCCAGCGAAGAAATACGAGGATCGTGCACGAGATGATCCAACGGTGGTCATCGTAACGTACAATGGGGAGCACACACACCCATAGTTTTTGAAGAGACATGGGTGGCATTGAGGGAAGAATAGTTGAGATGAcacttcatttttattattttttgttcattctTGTACCAAATGTTGTTTTATCATTAGCATTTCTATCTTCTTGTTGGATAGAATAGCACTTACAAGAAGACAAAGTCGATGGATAAATTGATTATGTCTTCTATTtagccaacaacaacaacaaagtcgATGGATATTTCACACCAATAACATGGTTATAAAAAATGTGATAAGAAGTTAGAAGACACTTTTGTTGTTATATATGTTTCTAGGTTAACTTCTTAAGTAGTTATATGAACCCGTTTGATAATAACGAATTATATCAAGTTTAAAGGATAATTGCTCTACTGCTCAAGAAAAATGTAAACatacaaaatattattcattatTTAAACGTACAAATACTAGGaatcaaattagtttttgaAGGAGGAATCAAATTAGTTGTTCAGTAAGTTTGAGATTGCAGAATATGAACTCTATATCATATTGTATATGTGCGGCGTCAACTACAAGTTTAATCACCATTCCAAGATAAAAATTGAAGGCCACGTATCCACATTGAAATGTATAACTGTATAAGTAAACCGGAGCCATACAACTGACTAGGATCTGATATCTCTTACAACAATGAATGATGGTTCAGTGCTCAAGCAAACCAAGAAAGAAACTATGACTACAATGTGCCACGAAATAAGCTAGACAAGCTACAATTCAGGaaaatttatcattcaaaatcaCCTAACCTAAACAAATGTTAAGTAAATCAGTTCAACAGTAACCAACTGGAAATGCCTAATGGAAGAACTGACAACGAACTGAAACAAGCTAGAATCCAGATGCCAATATGCACGACTAGTGTCCTCAATGCGGCGTGTCTGCATTCCAAGACACCAATCAGATAATAGCAAAAGTCATTTTAAGACCATCTAACAAGGAAAGACCAATATTTCAAGTGACACATTCATGTGTTTGGTAGCAGAAAAGGATCCCATCAATTTCATGATTTCAGAAGATTGCTTCTATTAGCGCCGAGCAGTTCTAGATTTCGACCGTGGATTTTTCTGCAATGACATCATAGAAAAGAAGACTTAGAGGGTGCAACCTAACAAACCATTAAAGAATCACAAAACCAGCAGATCACAATGCTTAATTCTATCAAGGTTAACATTTTTTAACTACCAACAGAAATAGTCTATTTAGTAAACCAGAGAGGCTAAGTTTACTTACAGCCCCAAAGCTTGCTCCTGATCCTGTCGCAGCACCTGTGTAAGAAAAAATGGTCAGTATGGTCTGAAGATAACATTAAGAAAGATGAATTAAATCCCAACCACCCTCctttttcttgtcaaaaaaaaaaaaaaaaacaagagggAGGGAgacattaattttcaatttattttttatctcttgCAGTCAATTTCAATAATAATGCGTCAATTATTTCAATCAGATTTTCAGCATGAACCGGACAAACAAGCTGGTTGGATTGGGAAAGTAGGGAGGGAATTTTCCCTGCTGCTAGATCAAATGACCCTAAAATGCTGTTCCAAAACAAGATTTCTTTTAAGAAGCAAAAGACTTATATTAAGAAAGGAATACAAGGAGTATTCCAACCCAATTAAAAAAGCAACTACAAAGGGTAAAGGTAccacaaaacaaaatcacaaccaaaaaaaaaaaggatcgcTACTAAAACCTGGACAAACATTGCACAGGATAAACATTCCACTCATAATAGAGGCATGCCGATGAATTAGATCGTGCCAAAAATCATTTCCATGCTTTCACGTAAACTTCATAGTTTAAACCAAttaatgttgttatatgattAGAACAGTTTAAACTGTCACTTATTTGGTTGCCTATATATAACCCAAATTCAATCTCACTCCTATTAACATGTTCATTCTAGGACAAATAAGAACTTTGTAATACAAGGGTTTGTCGTCAGTTCATAACGAGATgcttcatctctttctcttttacttatttaacGAGACTAATATAGGATGAGAAGCTTCATTTCTCTCTAACTAATTTGATGCAGGACTGGTagaagttaaaaagaaaaatgatagttTGAGTAGTGAGtacaataatttaatatttattgtaTGTGATAcatgaatttatttataaactAAATATACGTATAGccaaggttgtcaaaatcgggaCTTCACTTCAGGTCGAAAGGGAATAGCAAAATCGGGACTCataaaattgcaatcaaaaCCTAGAACCACTCTCTTTACCGGTACAATGACTGGTTTGGTTATCATTATAAAAAGTGGTTTTAATGACCTAATTGCAAACAAAAATTGCTTCATGGAAACTGTATCTCCCCACAAAATCCCAATCTTGCAGGTTAACCCGTTATTCTTTTCACTTGAACCACTCTTGTCCCCAAATATTCCTTAAGAGCCCTAACTTCCCTTAACTTCTTCCTTTAGGTATCCATAGAAGACctaattttgttcttttaaaTCCTATATCTTCTGTTCTGCTGCATTAGCCTTGATTTTCAAATCCATCTATAACAGCTATGTATTTTGTGAACACTTTGTACATAAgataacaaagaaaaagtatGACCTAAGAAAGTACCTGAAACATAGGGAGATGGAAAGACTGAAGTTCCAGCCGGAGTTGAGTTAAACAATGGCGTACTATTACCGAACAGAGAGGGAGTTGATGTTGCACCAGGTAAGGATGATGAGGCAGAACCAAAAAGTGAGCCTTGAGGCGTAGAACTAGATGGTGCAGGCCATGAGGCTCCTTGAGCAGGAGTTGTTGGTGTTCCAAACAAAGATGGCGTAGTTGATGGGGCTGAAGACGGTGTGTTAAAAAGAGATGAACCACTTCCTATTGACAAAGACGGAGTTGTTGCAGCGGTCTGTTGGGAAACCAATGCTCCTTGAGTTCCTGAACTGGAAAACAACCCAGCAACTTGAGTTGAGGGTTGTGAATTTGCAGGTAAATGCAATGTAGGGTGAACTCTTTTTGATGCTGCTTCTTGTCTTGCAGTTTCTCGCCGATCAGCCTCTAGAAATGGATCATTCACCTCCCCTCGACGGCGCTGATCAGCTAGGTATGCTGTTTTCATGGATTCCATGTACTGGTGAATGCTCTCCACCTGAGCATTATTCAATAACAGGTTATTATTACCATAAATTAGAATTGGTAAAGATTTTGGACCATAATTTTATATATGTGCTTGAAATTTTTGAACAAGAGGACAACCACGTGTTATCATCTCTAATACACCTGAATTCTGTTcttgtttgttacaaaaaacAAGAAATGAAAGATGGTGCAAAGGTGTAGCATTTTCATAGTAATTGTCATTTTACAGATAAAACAATGAAGACTGGCTCCTTACAAGAACAGAAAGCAATGGAAATTCAGAAGGAAATATAagaaaagcaataaaacaatgaagaCTAGCTCCTCCAAGAACGGACACtaaggaaaataaaggaaatatCAGAAAAGCAACGTTTTCTCTGCCCTATGGCATTAGCCCCCCTATGATCAAATAATTATCTGATCCTCCCATTTCTCCAAGCTCCCCCATGAAATCCCCCCTCTCCAAATGGGTTCCACATCCCTTCGCCAATATCCTCCAACTACCTGTCCATTTTGTTGGACACCGTGTCGCCACCTTTTCCTCATAATATACTTCTCCAAACACATTTTCATTTCTTCCCTTCCTCTCTTCCTTCTCTGGTAAACTTGACTTATCCATGACTTAGAGATCCATCATAGTTGCATATTGAGAATATGTAATgacttcaaatttaaattagtGTATACTATGCACGTAGATATGAGCCAAATGAATGAACTACAGGGTGGAATCAGTTTTAACAAAAGAGCTTATAACTTGACATAaacaaatggaagaaaaaaagtcTTTTGGCAacttaaattgaaaaaatgataaaaacagaAAAGATACAAGTGATTAAAGTATCAAGATTCAAAAGTTTCATGTCATATTCCAAAAAGTAACAACAAATAGATAGAGTTTAATCCATAAGATTCATAACAAAGTGCATACAGTCATAGCTGTATGGTGCgatatcattttaaaaagatatatttGTTTCTCTTTACCTTTGCAGCCACGTGAACAAAAAAGTCATGTACATTTGTCATGACTTTGGGAAGAGATTGCAATAACGAGGATCCATTACTGGAAGCATTTTTTTCAGATTCTAGGAGAAGCAGCTGCTCTAACTCTTGAATCCACTGATGACATTCACCAATATATTTCTCAAATCTAAGAATTGTTTGCTGTAAAAAGGGTGATGGTTTCTTCGGAAGACCACTGTAGAAATCAAAAACGGGCACCATAGATGTAGCTGGTGGTTGGCTGTTCAAACTAGGTGTTGTTGCTCCAGGAGTCTGTGATGGGGCAGTGGCACTTGATGCTCCCCCACTAGGATAATGGAACCTTGGACGTAGGATCATAAAGGATCGAACAGCAACCTCTGTATTACGTAACATATCTTTAACAGCCGACGTTAATTCCTGTAGCAAAGTTTTCTGCCGTTCCATAGCAGTGCTGATTCCACCAAGTTCCTATTCAACATCAGAGAATATATGTTATTTCATGAACAGATGACATTAAGCACAATATTAAGAGAGAATGGAGCATTcaatcatttcaaaatattgGTAGAATGAAAAAAACTGCTTAACAATAAGTAAAAAGTAAACAGAAATAGAACAAAGGATTTCAACCACATCATAAAAAGCCTGCATGCTTAAACATCTCTAAAAAGTAGGCTTGTAAGTCTGGTCAGTGGCATTTGATGCATCCATTTCAGAATGTTAATAACCACACACTTCCCTTAGATGACAAACAAGATTAATTCAATGCTCAAAGATCGTGTTATTTGAGGGAACATACGTTGATAGGACCGGGGGTCTGGGCCTAAGCTCAACAATTAAGCTAAATAAGGAAGCTAGAGAAGGAGTAGCATTGACAAGTCATATGACTCCACCGGAGTGGAATGTCTACACGACTAGAGCGAGAGAGGTGATAAGGAAAGGCATTGAGAAACATGGTTACTGGTTAGGAGTATCCGATACTTTAAGTGAGCTTCTGCTCCATTTCCTACTTAATACAAACAGATTATCTTTTCTCAATTCACAGTTCTATCATACCTTCTGCCCAAATGAACTACTAATTAAATTTCATATGATTCCTTCACAAAATAAGAGAAAGCAAATCACAAAAGTTAAGAGCAAACTATCAATTAATTGTGATATAACTTCCTACCCATTCTATACTATCGAAACAGGAACTAatagaaatttaaatttttccGTGGCCAACAAAGGATGGTATAGTAATATGTATGTTGTTTCTGTTAACAGACAAATAATAGAAATGGACAGCATTAGGCTCTTGTTTAGCTGCACGCAAAACTCTAGTAACAATAGCTATACTGTTAATTGTCAGCAGAACATGTTTAACATATAAATTCAAACCAAATCATACACATTAAATTTATTTCCCCGTAACTAGAAAACATTAATCCTTATACTTATATCGTGTCTATTTAGCATATAAATTTGAGGAAAAAAGTCATAAAACTGCACACTTTTTTGCCTATATGGTCTAAGAGATAACCTGAACAATGTGGCTAGCATCAACCTCAAATCCATCGTTGGAAACAGACGAATCATAAAGACGATTACACTGATCAAGTCTTTGACTTTCATCTCTATATTCCAATACCCGTTCTCTGTATAACAACATATAACAGTAATTAATGAACTAAaatcacaacataacaataaaccatgaaataaaaaacctaactttacattgaaaattaaaacatactCAATCTGAAGTAGAAATTTCTGCGAATCAGGATGTAGATCTGCCCAATTGGTGCTGTAACTCGCAGGTGTTTTATCGTTCGTGAACAAAAACaactgttgctgttgttgttgctgtgcTTGAAATTGTTGctgttgaaattgttgttgtGGTTGAAATTGTGGTTGTTGTGGCTGGAATAAACTACTCTGTTGTTGAAAAggagattgttgttgttgttgttgtggttgaaACAGAGTTTGTTGCGGTTGAGATTGTTGAGGAGTTGAGAAATTAAACGCCATTGTGAAAATCGAAATCAAGAAGAACCCTAGTTAAACCCTAGAAACAGAGGGAATGAAATTGAGAAGGTGAAGAAGCGCGTTGAATGCACGCGCGCAAGAACGCGACTTGATATGGAACTTGAACTCGAAATTGAAATTGTTACGAATTCATGTTGAAGAATTGAGATTGAGGAATGAATCTTTGATTATGAACCAAATTCTCAAATCCCGCGTTCAGAGTGAAACACTGTCTTGTGtgctcaaaaataaaaataggtttTTTAACGTCTTAGTCACGTTGCGATACTTTGAGTCAAACAACAAGACAAGAGTTCGCGTTACTTTTAAAATTTAGCAttattattcaataaaatatttattttgtgaaaaGAAGCAaactatttatattatttttcttacaaaacTTAAAATATGTTTGATCCTTGTTtcccaaaaatatatatatatgtttgatccgcaaaaaaaagtattgaaacttaaaaaaaaaaaaaatattgaaaaaaaaaaacacaaacggAATCACGCAACATAAGACATAACAACTAACTTTTAtgttctttcttaaaaaaaaaaactaactattatgttcttgtcaaaaaaaccaacttttatattattgaacaatttttttgtcttttactaTCTAACacaattttaagtttatttaaattatcatcaaattaaacaaatgtTTGTTAATGAGTTCcatcaaaaaacaaattattagatTGTAGAATTCCATCAAAAActattagaatataaaatattattatggtATTAGAGTCTCTCAAAGATTCATTGGACATTTTTCTGTGTTTCAAGTTGATGCTCGACGTTTGTCACAGTGAGTTGTTGGTGTGTGGATTTGTTCTGTATTGGCGGTTGGATTCATGCCTCAGTCCTCAAGGATTAGGTTCGGACACACATCATGTGTTTTTACAATTTGGTTGTATTCGTGCAGGGTTTGTTGCGTTGTGCATGTGGTGTGTGTTCATGTTCATTTGCTTGATGTTTTTGACATGGTTTATCCTTTTCGGTGGATTCCACTTTCATGTATTGGTGGTGTGTGTGATTTCTGTCAGAGTGAAGGTACGCTTTTGTGTGAATTTAATGATTCAGATTTTTTGTCCCCTAGtctatgcattttttttattttaatctactTTTCTTTCCCTTATAAATGCACAGTATTAAATATAGTGTTAGATATGTTTTTGATATACCTTTtgtttttaacataattttcgttttagtctccataaaaaatttcttcaacttttagtctctaaaGATTTTTCATCATCACTCTTGGTTCTTGCTTTCAAGCCAATTCATGtgtttcattcaaaattttgatttttttttcgcAATCATGTTCAAAACACTATaaaaaacttctaaaaaaatagatttttttttttcacaaaacatattaaatatgaaattttatgtttatggtgtttaaaaatttatgtttttgtcccaaaatattttgttaaaaaaattataatttttgttggagagatatttttataatattataaacattcATTCAAAAGTTCATTCAAAAATCTAAAAGGTACACGCGAGCCTCATCTCAAAAAATAGGGTGCATACAACCTCACTTAAAAGCAAAGACTAGAAACGTGGACAAACAATATTTTTCGACAAaatgtccaaaaataaaatagggagattaaaacaagaaaaaaaattaaaatattttttttagttaatgtGATATTGGTACGAAGTCTCCATCATCACTTAACAATAGCTAATCTCTATTAAGTTAACTCCCTCCGcccaactattttttttttcttaagtatggatcaagaatcaacttctacCATATTCTTAAAGGACTCAAATCCTTTAACATTTGAAGTCtcactccttaaaaaaaaataaaaaaaattgaagtctcACTATCCAtccattattaataaaattaaaatattttataaaagttaaaaacatatttttaaccAAGGCCATTAATTTTGGACATTCTCTCTTCCCTCCCATTACCATAGTCTCCTCCACTTCGAAATTCCATATCAAACCCACTCACTGAACTTGACCGTTGAAGTCTCACTGTCCATTTCACACTTCAAAACCTAAGcttatatcatcatcatcaatgccTCCTCTACAAAAACGAAATCGAACTGAAATCGACAATCCTCAACCAGCAATCACAATGAACAATCATCAACACAAAATATCTGAATACGAACTCTCAAGAGAAGAAAGAATCCGCGAAAATCACGAAAGAATGGGAAAATTGGGTATTCTCGACATTTCACTTTCCCTCAAGCTCAAACCTAACCCACCTTCACGCAGAACCCCTTCTAACAACCCTAAATCCCCAATTTCTCTCAACCCTTCTGGCCCATCTCGCCGATCTTCCAGGTTCTTCCATTTTTGCCCTAAAAATTCAATCTTTCATATGTTTAGCTAAAACccaacatttttttgtttgatttttgtatcATGCAAAAAACCcatcattttttatgttaattttgtttttaggttGCAGAATGTTGCTCCAATTAGTTACTCTGAAGCGCAAGTGAAGGGAGAAAAGCGTGAGAAAAGTACTAGGATTGTGATAAGAGAAGGTCCTCAACCTGAGATTTACACTAAAGAACATGAGAAGCTTTTGGGGAACACCGAGAAAACTTGGGAACTTTTTGTGGATGGTGTTGGGAAAGATGGGAAACGGATTTATGATTCTGTTCAAGGAAAATCTTGCCATCAGTGCAGGTAAAAGTTACTACTTACTGTATATGAAATTGATCATGAATGGTTAGTTGGTtaccatttatttaatttaatgtttgaatAGCACTTTCTAGATAtgatttattgttatttttttgctagaaATAATAACATgctactactattttttttgtgcTTGTATTTAATGTACTAAGTGATATAGTGTAGGATAGAAATGCATCAATTTAATTTCTGttggaaaataaaatgacaCTATCTATGAGGATATGATTAGAAATGACAATATTAGACAGAGagttggggtagcacctatagtgaAGAAGATGGTGGAAAACAGGCATAGGTGGTTTGGACACGTAGAGAGAAGACTTGTGGATTCTGTAGTAAGGGGAATAAATTAGATGGAGGATAGTCAAACCACTAGAGgaagaggaagacctagaaaaactataagagaaactattaggaaagatttACAGATTAGTTACTTGGGccaaaatatggtttatgatagaacattatggcataATTTTATCCATGTTgctgaccccacttagtgggataaggcttggtagttgttgttgttgatgggtTTTAGTTGGAGTTTTCAGTAAGTGCATTTCAACAGCTTGTAGCAGAGTTTTGCTGGTTCTTGACTCTTCAACCTTGGAATAATGTTCATTGTTTTATGGAGTGTACCGGCACCTTCTTCAGGTAGAACAATAGTGTGATAAGTGATAATGTTATTTGGTTTTCTAAGGATTCTTATGCAGTACATCTGGTTCTAGTGATTCCAAAAGAGAGGATAGTGTACCAGAATTTGTACAACCCACTATTGTTTTGCGATTTAGTAcgaagtgttgtcaaataacaGCGATAGTGTTGCAGCACAgcgaaatttgaacaaaccacttTTTTTTGCGATCCACAATTGACAACACTGGTGGTTGACCATTTTATTGTCATGAATTTGTTGAAAGTTTAACCTTGTTCGAGTTTAATTTAGCTAAATAACTGTTAAATGTGACCTGaataaacttgattttttttttaagaagacgAATAAATTTGATTAAGGTATGCTTGTTTCAAGATATGCAACAACAATTCTGCTAGCGTGACTTTGGGGATATTACATGTTCTAGTTTGGAACATGTGTTCTTTTAAACAATCTGGGTATTATTGCCTACTTTTCATTCCTATTATGTACAGGGTGGtcatcaaatatttttgttcGAATAGaagataatttaaaattcaacCCACTGTAACTTTCTATTACCAGTCACCACCCATTCTAGcacattttttttcccttctatTTTTGGactaaataaattttagaaaCATTATTTGGAATATTATGTACCAAACACATATGTGTATTGTACTTGGAAACAATATTGCTGGTAGTGGTATTATGATCAATTTCATTCCTGAGAATATGAATATGATcctataacttgaaacaaatttCTCTATATGTAAGACATCTTTctggttttaacttttaatccGCTAATATTACATACAAAAAGAATTTGATATGCTTTTTACCAACTGATAACAATTTGGGCGGTCATGTCGAAAAAAAGTGCCAAACACTTGATCACTGAGTCAGGGGAACATATTGGGAATGTTTATTCTAGCAAGGGAAGTGACATTGACACATGTTGAGGTGTGGGGGACGTGGTAGTTATGCTATTGAGGAGGGGGAAGGGGATTTTTTACAAGGTGGTCACTAAGAAGGGGGTACTGGAGAGTTAAAAGCAAAGATTTTTTTATGCCAGAGTGTTTGGCTTTTAGACCTGGGTCCTGAACTCTTTAGAGCTGTGGAGTATTTTGTTATTAtgttcagaatttttttttttatttttttttttaactgtggACTTGGATTGAGGCACTCTTGTGAAGTTACATTCATTAGCAGTGagtttcctttcttttttaccTCAAATCATAAGCTTTGTCCATAACCTTGCCTCATTTATGTGGCCAAGTTGACACAGTCTATTTTTACCATGCCTCATTTGTGTGATCTATCCATCTAATTTCTTGATGAACTTGCTCACTGAATGAAAACAATGTCTTGTAGGCAAAAAACTCTTGGTTATCGAACACGCTGTTGCGAATGCCACATGGGCCAGGGGCAGTTTTGTGGAGATTGCTTGTACATGAGGTATGCTTTCCACATATTTTCCCCCTAACATATGTATGATGGTAATCGATATTTGAGTCTCCCTGTGCTTGATTTGGTTGGACAAATTAGGATAATGTTGATGCTATAGTTTCTAGGTTGATATTTTTCCTATCTTTcttgatttcttgaatagtaaaACAAGTTGTAGACCACTTTGGTTGGATGTCTCATTTCAGTTGCACTTGTACACGAGGATGTCTTTGCAAATATGCCATTTAATTTGAACTATATAATGCTGTCTTTGGGTTCTTTCTTGGATATGTTTCAACTCTGGCATAATTATGAATCACAAATACTGAAAATGGTTCTAGACATGTTTCCATGTGTAGATTAGAATTTAATAATACCTTGGACCTGATACGGCACGTTGTTTTCTTATCATGTTCTTGTAGATACGGGGAGCATGTAATAGAAGCCTTGGCGGATCCAACTTGGAAATGCCCACGTTGTCGTGGAATTTGCAACTGTAGCTTATGCCGTAAAGCTAAAGGATGGGAGCCTACTGGGAATCTGTATAGAAAGGTTACTCATAATTCTTGGCTAAAATTGTgttactttttttcaaaagattgaGTTGTAGCTAAGCTCAAATATCTCCTTATTTTAGGTATTGCAGTTGGG
Above is a genomic segment from Medicago truncatula cultivar Jemalong A17 chromosome 5, MtrunA17r5.0-ANR, whole genome shotgun sequence containing:
- the LOC11425311 gene encoding probable WRKY transcription factor 65; translated protein: MPTLRKRSRREIVENPPQSEIEIPMKDHKNKKSEYELSREERIRENRERMGKLGLFDISLSLKPNPPSRPTASKKPKSPVSLKPSRRSTRLQNVAPIRYTEEAINKRIYWKKKVKKTPSKLMPDSYTWLKYDRKQIKGSIRDYSECSTVNCPAKKYEDRARDDPTVVIVTYNGEHTHP
- the LOC11413486 gene encoding nuclear pore complex protein NUP58 gives rise to the protein MAFNFSTPQQSQPQQTLFQPQQQQQQSPFQQQSSLFQPQQPQFQPQQQFQQQQFQAQQQQQQQLFLFTNDKTPASYSTNWADLHPDSQKFLLQIEERVLEYRDESQRLDQCNRLYDSSVSNDGFEVDASHIVQELGGISTAMERQKTLLQELTSAVKDMLRNTEVAVRSFMILRPRFHYPSGGASSATAPSQTPGATTPSLNSQPPATSMVPVFDFYSGLPKKPSPFLQQTILRFEKYIGECHQWIQELEQLLLLESEKNASSNGSSLLQSLPKVMTNVHDFFVHVAAKVESIHQYMESMKTAYLADQRRRGEVNDPFLEADRRETARQEAASKRVHPTLHLPANSQPSTQVAGLFSSSGTQGALVSQQTAATTPSLSIGSGSSLFNTPSSAPSTTPSLFGTPTTPAQGASWPAPSSSTPQGSLFGSASSSLPGATSTPSLFGNSTPLFNSTPAGTSVFPSPYVSGAATGSGASFGAKNPRSKSRTARR
- the LOC11409424 gene encoding cell division cycle-associated 7-like protein, encoding MPPLQKRNRTEIDNPQPAITMNNHQHKISEYELSREERIRENHERMGKLGILDISLSLKLKPNPPSRRTPSNNPKSPISLNPSGPSRRSSRLQNVAPISYSEAQVKGEKREKSTRIVIREGPQPEIYTKEHEKLLGNTEKTWELFVDGVGKDGKRIYDSVQGKSCHQCRQKTLGYRTRCCECHMGQGQFCGDCLYMRYGEHVIEALADPTWKCPRCRGICNCSLCRKAKGWEPTGNLYRKVLQLGYKSVAHYLIQTRRSDTVVEINDDTCNPVLDTDVEKIDDASILVSDTDVEKIDDASNPVSVKRSLPFSDEVNENKLGPKQSLAKAETDGDEVVAKRSLIFPGDQDKLEKVEGSDSVMLLASSTRPSPDSIAGRLRSRVKKP